One genomic window of Streptomyces sp. NBC_01498 includes the following:
- a CDS encoding M14 family metallopeptidase → MTSRIRTLVLSVATAALVVPLTALPSSAAPSAPQQTPPRTPFEKSDGADWTTLAEEQRFLAAVDRGGDRVSVGTIGATKQGRPLNLVELGNKHAVTSLLLICSQHGDEPSGREACLTTVRDLAYPEDPATKRFLDRTSVLVVPTANPDGRAADTRGNSDGVDINRDHIALETAEARAFAALTRDRRPDVIYDLHEYGATPPYYDEDLFDLWPRNLNTSSRVHDEAKTLSEAYVRPAARAGDHTIGTYGIWTDPVTGEPIRQTAGDGQERILRNASGVKHSVGLLIESRVDPRSEAEENDPSLNHRRRVDSQLDSLKGLFGYADKRRVQLSTATALSRAAGLLDRGTVYFGGGDNEPATPEDTVENPPCAYRLDATQYGEFKDELALHGVKALPQRGDGALVPLRQSQRKLIPLLLDERATYHLTVGRPVEAC, encoded by the coding sequence ATGACGTCACGGATCCGCACGCTCGTCCTGTCGGTGGCCACCGCCGCCCTCGTCGTCCCCCTCACCGCTCTCCCCTCCTCGGCGGCCCCCTCCGCCCCCCAGCAGACCCCGCCGCGCACCCCCTTCGAGAAGAGCGACGGCGCCGACTGGACGACCCTCGCGGAGGAACAGCGGTTCCTCGCCGCCGTCGACCGGGGCGGCGACCGGGTCTCGGTCGGCACCATCGGCGCCACCAAGCAGGGCCGTCCGCTCAACCTCGTCGAACTCGGCAACAAGCACGCCGTGACCAGCCTCCTGCTGATCTGCAGCCAGCACGGCGACGAACCCTCCGGCCGCGAAGCCTGCCTCACCACCGTCCGCGACCTCGCCTATCCCGAGGACCCCGCCACCAAGCGCTTCCTGGACCGTACGAGCGTCCTGGTCGTCCCGACCGCCAACCCCGACGGCCGCGCCGCCGACACCCGCGGCAACTCCGACGGCGTCGACATCAACCGCGACCACATCGCCCTGGAGACGGCCGAGGCCCGCGCCTTCGCCGCCCTCACCCGCGACCGGCGGCCGGACGTCATCTACGACCTCCACGAGTACGGGGCCACCCCGCCGTACTACGACGAGGACCTCTTCGACCTCTGGCCGCGCAACCTCAACACCTCCTCCCGCGTGCACGACGAGGCCAAGACCCTCTCCGAGGCGTACGTCCGCCCGGCCGCCCGCGCGGGCGACCACACCATCGGCACGTACGGCATCTGGACCGACCCGGTCACCGGCGAGCCCATCCGGCAGACCGCCGGCGACGGCCAGGAGCGCATCCTGCGCAACGCCTCCGGTGTCAAGCACTCCGTCGGACTGCTCATCGAGAGCCGGGTCGACCCCCGCTCCGAGGCCGAGGAGAACGACCCCTCCCTCAACCACCGGCGCCGGGTCGACAGCCAACTCGACTCCCTGAAGGGCCTGTTCGGCTACGCCGACAAGCGCCGGGTCCAGCTCTCCACCGCCACCGCCCTCTCCCGCGCCGCCGGCCTCCTCGACCGCGGCACGGTCTACTTCGGCGGCGGCGACAACGAACCCGCCACCCCCGAGGACACCGTCGAGAACCCGCCGTGCGCCTACCGGCTCGACGCCACCCAGTACGGCGAGTTCAAGGACGAACTGGCCCTGCACGGGGTCAAGGCCCTGCCCCAGCGCGGTGACGGAGCCCTCGTCCCGCTGCGCCAGTCGCAGCGCAAGCTGATCCCGCTCCTGCTGGACGAACGCGCCACCTACCACCTCACCGTCGGTCGCCCGGTGGAGGCCTGCTGA
- a CDS encoding Tex family protein codes for MTTSIEGRIAGELGVRERQVRAAVELLDGGSTVPFIARYRKEATEMLDDAQLRTLEERLRYLRELEERRTAILESVREQGKLDEALEARIRTADTKSRLEDIYLPFKPKRRTKAQIAREAGLEPLAERLLADPSVDPLTAAAAFADAEKGVADAAAALEGARAVLTERFSEDADLIGELRERMWTRGRLTAKVRDGKGSATEGPAAKFADYFDFAEAFTALPSHRVLALLRGEKEDVLDLSLEPESDDTEQPGPSAYESLVARRFGVADRGRPGDKWLADTVRWAWRTRILVHLGIDLRLRLRTAAEDEAVRVFAANLRDLLLAAPAGTRATLGLDPGFRTGVKVAVVDATGKVVGTDTIHPHVPANRWDESLARLARLCAEHSVDLIAVGNGTASRETDKLAGELITRHPELKLTKVMVSEAGASVYSASAFASQELPDLDVSIRGAVSIARRLQDPLAELVKIDPKSIGVGQYQHDLSEVKLSRSLDAVVEDCVNGVGVDVNTASAPLLSRVSGIGAGLAENIVAHRDSNGPFRSRRALKDVARLGPKAYEQCAGFLRIRDGDDPLDASSVHPEAYPVVRSMVKATGGEVAALIGDSTALRSLRPADFVSDTFGLPTVTDILRELEKPGRDPRPAFKTATFKDGVEKIGDLTAGMILEGVVTNVAAFGAFVDVGVHQDGLVHVSAMSRTFVKDPRDVVKPGDVVRVKVREVDIPRKRISLTLRLDDEAEAGGGADSGGDDRAPQQRRGGGRGGGGGGKQRGSGGSGGSGGGDRGGARGQAPARSAKPAPANSAMADALRRAGLGG; via the coding sequence GTGACGACGTCCATCGAAGGCAGGATCGCCGGGGAACTCGGCGTACGCGAGCGGCAGGTGAGGGCGGCCGTCGAGCTGCTGGACGGCGGGTCGACCGTGCCGTTCATCGCCCGCTACCGCAAGGAAGCGACCGAGATGCTCGACGACGCGCAGCTGCGCACGCTCGAGGAGCGGTTGCGCTATCTGCGTGAGCTGGAGGAGCGCCGTACGGCGATCCTGGAGTCCGTACGCGAGCAGGGCAAGCTGGACGAGGCGCTGGAGGCGCGGATCCGGACAGCCGACACCAAGTCGCGGCTGGAGGACATCTATCTGCCGTTCAAGCCCAAGCGGCGCACGAAGGCACAGATCGCCCGTGAGGCGGGGCTCGAACCTCTCGCCGAGCGCCTGCTGGCCGACCCGTCGGTGGATCCCCTGACGGCCGCGGCGGCGTTCGCCGACGCCGAGAAGGGTGTCGCGGACGCCGCAGCCGCGCTGGAGGGCGCCCGCGCCGTCCTGACCGAGCGCTTCTCGGAGGACGCCGACCTCATCGGTGAGCTGCGTGAGCGCATGTGGACGCGCGGCCGGCTCACGGCGAAGGTCCGCGACGGCAAGGGCAGCGCCACCGAGGGCCCGGCTGCGAAGTTCGCGGACTACTTCGACTTCGCCGAAGCCTTCACCGCGCTCCCCTCGCACCGTGTGCTGGCGCTGCTGCGCGGCGAGAAGGAGGACGTGCTGGACCTCAGCCTGGAGCCGGAGTCGGACGACACCGAGCAGCCGGGCCCCAGCGCGTACGAGTCCCTGGTGGCCCGCCGTTTCGGTGTCGCCGACCGGGGCCGGCCCGGCGACAAGTGGCTCGCGGACACGGTCCGCTGGGCCTGGCGCACCCGGATCCTGGTCCATCTCGGGATCGATCTGCGGCTGCGGCTGCGGACGGCGGCCGAGGACGAGGCGGTCCGGGTCTTCGCGGCGAACCTGCGGGATCTGCTGCTGGCCGCGCCGGCCGGGACCCGCGCGACCCTCGGGCTCGACCCGGGTTTCCGTACGGGCGTGAAGGTCGCCGTCGTGGACGCGACCGGCAAGGTCGTGGGGACGGACACGATCCATCCCCATGTTCCGGCGAACCGGTGGGACGAGTCGCTGGCGCGGCTCGCGCGGCTCTGCGCGGAGCACTCCGTGGATCTGATCGCCGTCGGCAACGGCACGGCGTCCCGTGAGACGGACAAGCTGGCGGGTGAACTGATCACCAGGCACCCGGAGTTGAAGCTCACCAAGGTGATGGTCTCGGAGGCCGGCGCCTCGGTGTACTCCGCCTCGGCGTTCGCCTCCCAGGAGTTGCCCGACCTGGACGTGTCGATCCGGGGCGCCGTCTCGATCGCCCGGCGCCTCCAGGACCCGCTCGCCGAACTGGTGAAGATCGACCCGAAGTCCATCGGGGTCGGCCAGTACCAGCACGACCTGTCCGAGGTGAAGCTCTCCCGGTCGCTCGACGCGGTCGTGGAGGACTGTGTGAACGGCGTCGGTGTCGACGTCAACACGGCGTCCGCGCCGCTGCTTTCGCGGGTGTCGGGCATCGGTGCGGGCCTCGCGGAGAACATCGTCGCGCACCGCGACTCGAACGGTCCGTTCCGCTCACGGCGGGCGCTGAAGGATGTGGCCCGGCTGGGGCCGAAGGCGTACGAGCAGTGCGCGGGCTTCCTGCGCATCCGGGACGGGGACGATCCGCTGGACGCGTCGTCGGTGCACCCGGAGGCGTATCCGGTGGTCCGGTCGATGGTGAAGGCGACGGGCGGCGAGGTGGCGGCGCTGATCGGCGACTCGACGGCGCTGCGGTCGCTGCGGCCCGCCGACTTCGTCAGCGACACCTTCGGGCTGCCGACGGTCACGGACATCCTGCGCGAGCTGGAGAAGCCGGGGCGGGACCCGCGGCCGGCGTTCAAGACGGCGACGTTCAAGGACGGCGTCGAGAAGATCGGCGACCTGACCGCCGGGATGATCCTGGAGGGTGTGGTGACGAACGTCGCGGCCTTCGGGGCGTTCGTGGACGTCGGGGTGCACCAGGACGGGCTGGTGCATGTGTCGGCGATGTCGCGGACGTTCGTCAAGGACCCGCGTGACGTGGTCAAGCCGGGTGACGTGGTGCGGGTGAAGGTGCGGGAGGTCGACATCCCGCGCAAGCGGATCTCGCTCACGCTGCGGCTGGACGACGAGGCGGAGGCGGGCGGCGGCGCGGACTCCGGCGGCGACGACCGGGCACCGCAGCAGCGGCGCGGCGGAGGCCGTGGCGGTGGCGGTGGCGGCAAGCAGCGCGGTTCGGGCGGTTCCGGTGGGTCGGGCGGCGGCGATCGCGGCGGCGCGCGGGGACAGGCCCCGGCGAGGTCGGCGAAGCCGGCCCCCGCGAACAGCGCGATGGCCGACGCGCTCCGGCGGGCGGGGCTCGGAGGCTGA
- a CDS encoding LamG domain-containing protein produces MGAAPGALASPAAPAAPAAVADVEDGAGAEESALAAAKRTGEPVEVVEKRSERSTVFANPDGMSFTLEESNVPVRVAKDGGWEPPDATLEKRGDGTVGAKAATADMTLSGGGAAEPLASVTDRGRALALRWPGHLPEPELNGASALYAEVLPGVDLQVNVTAESFRHVLVVKTPEAAENPKLRELTFGLTTKGLTVREATAGSLTATDSDGRTVFRAPPAQMWDSAGKADAARPKAAPAPPAFMSPPTTGPVASGPRDTSEASPSGTGLEPGQGDNVARLDVEVSDDALSVVPDAAMLAGAQASEFPIFIDPNVSWGESERTLLRSDGYESYGWSNGDDGLGKGAGKCGNWSGYYCGPGYVQRLYFEFSPASLKGKHVLDATFRVTEPWAFQCEPRWVDLVRTNNISSSTTWSSRPKELDWMGDRHVSAGRGSLCDPDSPDAPIEFNDNPEESNENLTPTVRDFAAGKFSRFTLEIRANDESDTAAWKRFKNDAVLAVKYVAKPALPVEVGLTSGSGVVCSTNSADPDVISDPTPLVTAKPKTAAGGESGASLRVRWRTERLDGTTWVTAHTDVDSPTSGYAGNAVKQSKSLPTLVEGKRYRLLALTLSYYESGSDRLNTGYTKACYFGIDTTAPKAPTIAVGGPYSLCQPNACVAGGGPGTAATFTFTPAAGDTNSTAYQYKLSSADSWKTAVKRPAGGGATALVNPARSGTHRVYARVQDSVGRWGAQNVVDFLVAAGEGPTARWRFDEATGVAVDSANTGTARHDATLGGTAARDDRGRRGVLTHDADGVPLETPVTDRGLSLDGSGGYAATGGQVLETRSAYTVSSWARLDSTDTRAAILSQGGAEGVPFGFWYSDTQKKWFFGILRSDKQSYTGRYSNELAQTGVWTHLAGTFDPVKKEMSFYVNGKRQGVPIAAETTWQSTFPLQIGRTQSSSLTYSNHFPGSLDEIAVWQRELSPAEIADEARLLTSESFAGVELVADWKAELGSGSTVPDVSGYGRALTLQGGAAVTEGAIVLDGVDDMAGSAAPLAYDHGSFTASTVVQLDRTALMTKDIGYTGQVLGQRTADGSAWGLWYQLSGKDVVLDMETGLETVVPVGKWHFGRLNNDGSFDSVVSDELAVLDSEVRLTGTYDVVANTISLYLGRNQNGDDTAYTAPIGSGEFAVGAGLTSGAWKHHVPARISEVRLWAGAMASSAQIDAHVGD; encoded by the coding sequence ATGGGTGCGGCACCCGGTGCCTTGGCGTCGCCCGCCGCACCGGCGGCGCCGGCGGCAGTGGCCGACGTCGAGGACGGCGCCGGCGCGGAGGAGAGCGCTCTGGCTGCTGCCAAGCGCACCGGTGAGCCGGTGGAGGTCGTCGAGAAGCGTTCCGAACGGTCAACGGTGTTCGCGAATCCTGACGGCATGTCGTTCACACTTGAGGAGTCGAATGTCCCGGTTCGCGTGGCGAAGGACGGTGGCTGGGAGCCGCCCGATGCCACGCTGGAGAAGCGTGGCGACGGCACCGTAGGGGCGAAGGCCGCGACCGCCGACATGACTCTCTCCGGGGGCGGCGCCGCCGAACCGCTCGCGTCGGTGACCGACCGAGGGAGGGCACTGGCGCTGCGCTGGCCGGGCCACCTGCCGGAGCCGGAACTGAACGGAGCCTCCGCGCTCTACGCCGAGGTGCTGCCGGGAGTCGACCTCCAGGTCAATGTCACAGCAGAAAGCTTTCGCCACGTTCTCGTGGTCAAGACCCCCGAAGCCGCCGAGAACCCGAAGCTCAGGGAGTTGACCTTCGGACTCACGACCAAGGGACTGACAGTCCGTGAGGCCACCGCGGGCAGCCTCACCGCGACGGACTCGGACGGCCGGACCGTCTTCCGCGCACCGCCCGCCCAGATGTGGGACTCCGCGGGAAAGGCCGACGCCGCCCGCCCGAAGGCCGCGCCGGCTCCACCCGCGTTCATGTCGCCGCCCACGACGGGACCGGTGGCCTCGGGCCCCCGGGACACATCGGAAGCCAGTCCTTCGGGTACGGGACTTGAGCCCGGCCAGGGGGACAACGTTGCCCGGCTGGACGTGGAGGTCTCCGACGACGCTCTGTCGGTGGTTCCGGACGCAGCCATGCTCGCCGGGGCCCAGGCGTCGGAGTTCCCGATCTTCATCGACCCGAACGTCTCCTGGGGCGAGTCCGAGCGCACACTGCTGCGTTCGGACGGCTACGAGTCGTACGGCTGGTCCAACGGTGACGACGGCCTCGGCAAGGGCGCCGGAAAGTGCGGCAACTGGAGCGGTTACTACTGCGGTCCCGGCTATGTACAGCGTCTCTACTTCGAATTCTCTCCCGCGAGCCTCAAGGGGAAGCACGTCCTCGACGCGACGTTCCGGGTGACCGAGCCGTGGGCGTTCCAGTGCGAGCCGCGCTGGGTGGATCTCGTTCGCACGAACAACATCTCGTCGTCCACCACATGGTCCTCGCGCCCGAAGGAACTGGACTGGATGGGCGACCGGCATGTGTCGGCGGGCCGGGGCTCACTGTGTGATCCGGATTCGCCCGACGCTCCCATCGAATTCAACGACAATCCCGAGGAGTCCAACGAGAACCTCACCCCGACGGTCCGCGACTTCGCCGCCGGGAAGTTCTCCCGGTTCACCCTGGAGATCCGGGCCAACGACGAGTCGGACACCGCTGCCTGGAAGCGTTTCAAGAATGATGCCGTCCTCGCCGTCAAGTACGTGGCGAAGCCGGCACTGCCCGTCGAAGTCGGCCTGACATCGGGATCGGGCGTCGTGTGTTCGACGAATTCGGCCGATCCGGACGTGATCAGTGACCCGACACCGCTCGTGACCGCGAAGCCGAAGACAGCGGCAGGCGGCGAGTCCGGCGCGAGCCTGCGAGTCCGGTGGCGGACCGAGCGCCTGGACGGCACCACGTGGGTAACCGCGCACACCGATGTCGACAGCCCCACCTCGGGCTATGCCGGAAACGCGGTCAAGCAGTCGAAGAGCCTGCCGACCCTGGTGGAGGGAAAGCGTTACCGGCTTCTCGCCCTGACCCTCTCGTACTACGAAAGCGGCTCGGACCGGCTCAACACGGGCTACACCAAGGCATGCTATTTCGGGATCGACACCACGGCGCCCAAGGCCCCCACGATCGCGGTCGGCGGTCCGTACTCGCTCTGTCAGCCGAACGCGTGCGTCGCGGGCGGCGGCCCCGGAACGGCGGCGACCTTCACGTTCACCCCGGCCGCCGGTGACACGAACAGCACGGCGTACCAGTACAAACTGTCGTCGGCGGACTCCTGGAAGACCGCGGTGAAACGACCTGCCGGCGGCGGTGCGACCGCGCTCGTCAACCCGGCCCGGTCGGGAACACACCGGGTGTACGCGCGGGTGCAGGACTCCGTGGGGCGCTGGGGCGCGCAGAACGTGGTGGACTTCCTCGTCGCCGCGGGTGAAGGACCCACAGCGCGTTGGCGATTCGACGAGGCCACCGGAGTGGCCGTCGACTCCGCCAACACCGGCACCGCCCGGCACGACGCCACGCTCGGGGGGACAGCCGCCCGTGATGACCGGGGGCGCCGTGGCGTACTGACGCACGACGCCGACGGGGTCCCGCTTGAGACGCCGGTGACCGACAGGGGTCTGTCCCTGGACGGGAGCGGCGGATACGCGGCGACCGGCGGCCAGGTGCTGGAAACCCGGTCCGCCTACACGGTCTCTTCCTGGGCACGGCTCGACAGCACCGACACCCGCGCGGCGATCCTTTCCCAAGGGGGCGCGGAAGGAGTCCCGTTCGGCTTCTGGTACTCGGATACCCAGAAGAAGTGGTTCTTCGGCATCCTCAGGAGTGACAAACAGTCCTACACGGGCCGTTACTCCAACGAGCTCGCGCAGACCGGGGTGTGGACGCATCTGGCCGGAACGTTCGATCCGGTGAAGAAGGAGATGAGCTTCTACGTCAACGGAAAGCGCCAAGGCGTTCCCATCGCGGCGGAGACGACGTGGCAGTCGACCTTCCCCCTTCAGATCGGTCGTACGCAGTCGAGTTCCCTGACCTACTCGAACCACTTCCCGGGTTCGCTGGACGAGATCGCGGTCTGGCAGCGCGAGCTGTCCCCGGCGGAGATCGCGGACGAGGCACGGCTGCTGACCTCGGAGAGTTTCGCCGGTGTCGAGCTGGTCGCCGACTGGAAGGCCGAACTGGGCAGCGGCAGCACCGTTCCCGACGTTTCCGGTTATGGCAGGGCCCTCACCCTCCAGGGCGGGGCGGCCGTCACCGAGGGCGCGATCGTGCTGGACGGGGTGGACGACATGGCCGGCTCGGCCGCTCCGCTCGCGTACGACCACGGCTCGTTCACGGCGTCGACGGTTGTTCAGCTCGACCGGACGGCGCTCATGACCAAGGACATCGGATACACCGGGCAGGTCCTGGGACAGCGCACGGCTGACGGGTCCGCCTGGGGTCTTTGGTATCAACTGTCCGGCAAGGATGTCGTGCTGGACATGGAGACCGGGCTGGAGACGGTCGTACCTGTCGGCAAGTGGCATTTCGGCCGGCTGAACAACGACGGCTCTTTCGACTCCGTTGTCTCCGACGAGCTTGCGGTGCTCGACAGCGAGGTGCGGCTGACGGGTACGTACGACGTCGTGGCCAACACGATCAGCCTGTATCTGGGGCGCAATCAGAACGGTGACGACACGGCGTACACCGCGCCGATCGGCAGCGGTGAGTTCGCGGTCGGAGCGGGCCTCACTTCGGGTGCGTGGAAGCATCACGTGCCCGCGCGGATCTCCGAAGTCCGCCTCTGGGCGGGCGCGATGGCGAGCTCCGCGCAGATCGACGCCCACGTGGGCGACTGA
- a CDS encoding ABC-F family ATP-binding cassette domain-containing protein: MTATLVAKNLAAGHGDRSLFAGLDLVVAPGDVIGLVGVNGAGKSTLLRLLAGLDTPEDGALSLSPPTATVGHLPQEPERRAGESVRDFLARRTGVADAQTALDAATQALVDSAPGADDAYAAGLERWLALGGADLDERAEEVAASLGLTVGLDRPMTALSGGEAARAGLASLLLSRYDVFLLDEPTNDLDLEGLERLESFVTGLRTGTVLVSHDREFLTRTVTKVLELDLAQQRVNLFGGGYTAYLEERERAREHAREEYEEYADKRSALQGRAQTQRSWMEKGVKNARRKATDNDKIGRKFRSESTEKQAAKARQTQRLIERLDADAVDEPRKEWELRMEIASAPRSGSVVATLNGAEVRRGDFHFGPASLQIDWADRVAITGANGAGKSTLLALLLGRLSPDTGAASLGSGVVVGEVDQARALFHGTETLLDAFCAAVPDTEPAEVRTLLAKFGLKAAHVLRPATTLSPGERTRAALALLQGRGVNLLVLDEPTNHLDLVAIEQLESALDSYEGTLLLVTHDRRMLRSVRTGRRIEVAGGKVTEVTL, from the coding sequence ATGACTGCCACTCTCGTCGCCAAGAATCTCGCCGCCGGCCACGGCGACCGCTCGCTCTTCGCCGGGCTCGACCTCGTCGTCGCGCCCGGCGACGTGATCGGGCTCGTCGGAGTCAACGGAGCCGGGAAGTCGACCCTGCTGCGCCTGCTGGCCGGGCTCGACACGCCCGAGGACGGCGCGCTGAGCCTGTCCCCGCCCACCGCGACCGTGGGCCATCTCCCGCAGGAGCCCGAGCGCCGGGCGGGCGAGTCCGTACGGGACTTCCTCGCCCGGCGCACCGGAGTCGCCGACGCCCAGACCGCCCTCGACGCCGCCACCCAGGCGCTGGTCGACAGCGCCCCCGGCGCCGACGACGCGTACGCCGCCGGGCTGGAGCGCTGGCTCGCGCTCGGCGGCGCCGACCTGGACGAACGCGCCGAGGAGGTCGCCGCGTCCCTCGGGCTGACCGTCGGACTCGACCGGCCGATGACCGCGCTCTCCGGTGGCGAGGCGGCCCGCGCCGGCCTCGCGTCCCTGCTGCTCTCCCGCTACGACGTCTTCCTGCTGGACGAGCCGACCAACGACCTCGACCTCGAAGGACTCGAACGCCTCGAATCCTTCGTCACCGGCCTCCGCACCGGCACCGTCCTCGTCAGCCACGACCGCGAGTTCCTCACCCGCACGGTCACCAAGGTCCTCGAACTCGACCTGGCGCAGCAGCGGGTCAACCTCTTCGGCGGCGGCTACACCGCCTATCTGGAGGAGCGCGAACGGGCCCGGGAGCACGCCCGCGAGGAGTACGAGGAGTACGCCGACAAGCGCTCCGCCCTCCAGGGACGCGCCCAGACGCAGCGCTCCTGGATGGAGAAGGGCGTCAAGAACGCCCGCCGCAAGGCCACCGACAACGACAAGATCGGCCGCAAGTTCCGCTCCGAGTCAACCGAGAAGCAGGCGGCGAAGGCCCGCCAGACCCAGCGCCTGATCGAGCGCCTGGACGCCGACGCCGTCGACGAACCCCGCAAGGAGTGGGAACTGCGGATGGAGATCGCGTCCGCCCCGCGCTCCGGCTCGGTCGTCGCCACGCTGAACGGCGCCGAAGTGCGGCGCGGCGACTTCCACTTCGGGCCCGCCTCGCTCCAGATCGACTGGGCCGACCGGGTCGCCATCACCGGGGCGAACGGCGCGGGCAAGTCCACCCTCCTGGCCCTCCTCCTGGGACGGCTGTCACCCGACACGGGAGCCGCCTCGCTCGGCTCGGGCGTGGTCGTCGGCGAGGTCGACCAGGCCCGCGCGCTGTTCCACGGGACGGAGACCCTGCTCGACGCGTTCTGCGCCGCCGTGCCCGACACCGAACCGGCCGAAGTCCGCACCCTGCTCGCCAAGTTCGGTCTCAAGGCGGCGCACGTGCTGCGCCCGGCGACGACGCTCTCCCCGGGCGAGCGCACCCGCGCCGCCCTGGCGCTGCTCCAGGGCAGGGGGGTGAATCTGCTGGTCCTGGACGAGCCGACGAACCACCTCGACCTGGTGGCCATCGAGCAACTGGAGTCGGCGCTCGACTCGTACGAGGGAACACTGCTGCTGGTCACGCACGACCGCCGGATGCTCCGGTCGGTCCGCACGGGACGGCGTATCGAGGTCGCGGGGGGCAAGGTCACCGAGGTCACGCTGTGA
- a CDS encoding LacI family DNA-binding transcriptional regulator, whose translation MPEQSPGSRPTLEAVAARAGVSRATASRVVNGGAGVRQPLVDKVLRAVEDLGYVPNHAARTLVTRRTGAVAVIIAEPEIRIFSDPFFSQQIRGISKELTAHDTQLVLLLLEGPGDFGRIARYLAGGHVDGALAFSLHVDDPLPAIVRRSGTPTVYGGRPSWTSAPGDQGVPYVDADNRGGARAAVQYLRDLGRERIAHIAGPPDQTSATDRLDGYRDVLLDADPTLITEGGFTVESGARAMRDLLDRRPDLDAVFAANDLMASGALRVLRERGISVPGEVALVGFDDMESVAESTDPPLTTIRQDVEGQGRLMARLLLRGLDDKDGGETRAPASVITPTTLVRRASA comes from the coding sequence GTGCCCGAGCAGTCCCCGGGGTCCCGGCCCACGCTGGAAGCCGTCGCGGCACGTGCCGGTGTCTCCCGCGCCACCGCGTCCCGGGTGGTCAACGGCGGCGCGGGGGTGCGGCAGCCGCTGGTCGACAAGGTGCTGCGGGCCGTGGAGGACCTGGGGTACGTGCCCAACCACGCGGCACGCACGCTGGTCACCCGGCGGACCGGCGCGGTCGCCGTGATCATCGCCGAGCCGGAGATCCGGATCTTCTCGGACCCGTTCTTCTCGCAGCAGATCCGCGGCATCAGCAAGGAACTCACCGCCCACGACACCCAGTTGGTGCTGCTCCTGCTCGAAGGTCCCGGTGATTTCGGGCGGATCGCCCGGTATCTGGCGGGCGGGCACGTCGACGGCGCCCTCGCTTTCTCGCTGCACGTGGACGACCCGTTGCCGGCGATCGTGCGCCGGTCGGGGACCCCGACGGTGTACGGCGGCCGGCCGAGCTGGACGTCCGCGCCGGGCGACCAGGGTGTGCCGTACGTGGACGCCGACAACCGGGGCGGGGCGCGCGCCGCCGTGCAGTATCTGCGCGACCTCGGGCGGGAGCGGATCGCGCACATCGCGGGCCCGCCCGACCAGACCTCCGCCACGGACCGGCTGGACGGCTACCGCGACGTGCTGCTCGACGCGGACCCGACGCTGATCACCGAGGGCGGGTTCACGGTGGAGAGCGGCGCGCGGGCGATGCGGGACCTGCTGGACCGGCGCCCGGACCTGGACGCGGTGTTCGCGGCCAACGACCTGATGGCGTCCGGCGCGCTGCGGGTGCTGCGCGAGCGCGGGATCTCGGTGCCCGGCGAGGTGGCGCTGGTCGGGTTCGACGACATGGAGTCGGTCGCCGAGTCCACCGATCCCCCGCTGACGACGATCCGTCAGGACGTCGAGGGCCAGGGCCGGTTGATGGCACGGCTGCTGCTGCGCGGTCTGGACGACAAGGACGGCGGGGAGACGCGGGCACCGGCGTCCGTGATCACCCCGACCACGCTGGTGCGGCGGGCCTCGGCCTGA